In Anaerobacillus isosaccharinicus, one genomic interval encodes:
- a CDS encoding (Fe-S)-binding protein, translating to MKVTLFTTCIVDFMAMNVGKATVELLEGLGHEIDYPTNQTCCGQPTYNSGYVEKTKNTIKHFIKTFEHAEVIVSPSGSCVTFVKEYPHVLADDKEWKERAEKVAAKTYELSQFLIEVINVEDFSAKLPGKAVYHHNCHTSRFLKVKEQPLKLLSNVEGLELVDFRNSDKCCGFGGTFSVKMGDISAEVSDEKARYIQEANPDYLIGADYACLMNIGGRLSRLGSNIKVMHIAEVLNSK from the coding sequence ATGAAAGTAACATTATTTACAACCTGTATTGTCGATTTTATGGCAATGAATGTCGGTAAAGCTACTGTTGAATTACTGGAAGGTCTGGGGCATGAGATCGATTACCCTACGAACCAAACATGTTGCGGGCAACCTACGTATAACAGTGGATACGTAGAGAAAACAAAAAACACAATTAAACACTTTATTAAAACGTTTGAACATGCTGAAGTGATTGTTTCACCTTCAGGTTCGTGTGTAACATTTGTAAAAGAATATCCACATGTTCTAGCTGATGATAAAGAATGGAAGGAAAGAGCGGAAAAAGTTGCGGCAAAAACATATGAATTATCGCAATTTTTAATTGAAGTTATTAATGTAGAAGACTTTTCAGCGAAACTGCCAGGTAAGGCTGTTTACCACCACAACTGCCATACATCAAGATTTTTAAAAGTGAAAGAACAGCCATTAAAACTTCTTTCGAATGTAGAAGGTCTTGAATTAGTAGATTTCCGCAATTCTGACAAGTGTTGTGGGTTTGGTGGTACCTTCTCTGTCAAAATGGGGGATATTTCAGCTGAAGTTTCTGATGAAAAAGCAAGGTATATTCAAGAAGCGAACCCTGATTATTTAATAGGTGCAGACTATGCATGTCTAATGAATATTGGTGGACGATTAAGTAGACTTGGATCAAATATCAAAGTAATGCATATTGCTGAAGTGCTAAATTCTAAGTAG
- a CDS encoding DUF1659 domain-containing protein, producing the protein MNILKSRLTITVHAGFDQDGEEVFKTKNFSNVNNLATEEQLLLAAQALVTLQQHTLESVTRTNMYNVF; encoded by the coding sequence ATGAACATTTTAAAATCACGGTTAACAATCACTGTGCATGCGGGCTTTGACCAGGACGGTGAAGAGGTTTTCAAGACCAAGAACTTCTCAAACGTTAATAATTTAGCTACAGAAGAACAACTTCTGCTAGCTGCCCAAGCATTAGTGACACTGCAACAGCACACGTTAGAAAGCGTCACAAGAACAAACATGTACAACGTATTTTAA
- a CDS encoding DUF2922 domain-containing protein: MAKKIELIFKNEIGRNVTISLDNPIEPVDTEKVSLVMDQVIAQQAFVSSGGLLVGKAAARIVERNVEPISIPVN, encoded by the coding sequence ATGGCAAAGAAAATCGAATTAATTTTTAAAAATGAGATTGGTAGAAACGTAACGATTTCATTAGATAACCCAATTGAACCAGTCGATACAGAAAAAGTATCACTAGTGATGGATCAAGTGATTGCCCAACAAGCATTCGTTTCAAGCGGAGGTTTACTAGTGGGCAAGGCGGCAGCGCGTATCGTTGAGCGCAATGTTGAGCCAATTAGTATTCCAGTAAATTAA
- a CDS encoding YvrJ family protein — translation MWIPLISEYGFPVMITLYLLHRIEVKLDTLNDSIKSLAHSLQQPSESKHMKAQKASS, via the coding sequence ATGTGGATCCCGCTCATTAGCGAATACGGTTTTCCAGTGATGATTACCCTTTACTTGCTGCATCGTATCGAGGTAAAGCTAGACACACTGAACGATTCGATTAAGAGTCTGGCTCATTCGCTGCAACAGCCGAGTGAGAGCAAACATATGAAAGCGCAGAAAGCTAGTTCTTGA
- a CDS encoding LysR substrate-binding domain-containing protein translates to MCRTTRSSKKDLTLLSGSIHGDLFIGASLTIGEHLLPFALGKFKQEYPQVNLIMKIYNSKQIIHKIIDEQIDLGFIEAPMFHPSLIVKPFMEDAGNMDNSIIGEKDTITPDELFSLPFILREEGSGTRQVMEATLKTHHLNPENLNIVLELENTESIKATVESGIGCRLSLYQPFKRTKTWYTAKNKTSGTYSQKKFLYGT, encoded by the coding sequence ATATGTCGAACTACTAGATCAAGTAAAAAAGATTTAACGTTATTATCGGGTTCCATTCATGGTGACTTATTTATTGGGGCTAGTTTAACAATTGGTGAGCATTTATTACCATTTGCTTTAGGGAAATTTAAACAAGAGTATCCGCAAGTAAATTTGATTATGAAAATATATAATTCGAAGCAAATCATCCATAAAATTATTGATGAACAAATTGATCTTGGTTTTATTGAAGCGCCAATGTTTCACCCTTCCCTAATAGTTAAACCATTCATGGAGGACGCTGGCAATATGGATAACTCCATCATTGGTGAGAAAGATACCATAACTCCCGATGAGTTATTTTCTCTGCCTTTCATTTTACGTGAAGAAGGATCGGGGACACGGCAAGTAATGGAAGCCACATTGAAAACTCATCATCTCAACCCGGAAAATCTGAATATTGTCTTAGAATTAGAAAACACCGAATCGATCAAAGCTACAGTTGAATCTGGCATTGGGTGTCGATTATCTCTTTATCAGCCATTCAAAAGAACTAAAACTTGGTACACTGCGAAAAATAAAACTTCAGGGACTTACTCTCAGAAGAAATTTCTATATGGTACATAG
- a CDS encoding DUF554 domain-containing protein, whose product MFGTIFNVIMILLGSILGSILKKGIKDEYHNILMQAMGLVALGLGINALVQHLPSSKYPVLFIVSLAVGGLIGQRLDLESKFNALVNKYAKGNLAEGLATAILLFCVGTLSILGPVEAALNRDYTYLLANGMLDGITSIVLASTFGIGIAVSAIVLFFWQGSIYLIANFIGNYINQDLMNEVSIIGGILIIASGLSILGIKKCNTLNLLPSIMIPPLVFWVMHLFQL is encoded by the coding sequence ATGTTCGGAACAATATTCAATGTAATAATGATACTACTCGGTAGCATTTTGGGCAGTATTCTCAAAAAAGGGATAAAAGATGAGTATCATAACATTCTAATGCAGGCTATGGGGTTAGTTGCGTTAGGGTTAGGTATTAATGCACTAGTACAACACTTACCTTCCAGCAAATATCCTGTACTATTTATTGTCAGTTTAGCTGTAGGGGGATTAATTGGTCAAAGGTTGGATTTAGAATCAAAATTTAATGCCTTAGTTAATAAATATGCAAAGGGTAATTTAGCAGAAGGGTTAGCGACTGCGATTCTTTTATTTTGTGTTGGAACGCTTTCGATTTTAGGCCCTGTAGAGGCTGCGTTAAATAGGGATTATACTTATTTGCTTGCTAATGGGATGTTGGATGGAATTACTTCAATTGTTTTAGCATCCACATTTGGTATTGGTATTGCTGTTTCAGCAATTGTTTTATTTTTTTGGCAAGGTTCTATTTATTTGATTGCTAATTTTATAGGAAATTATATTAATCAAGATCTTATGAACGAAGTGTCGATTATAGGTGGGATTTTGATAATAGCATCAGGTTTAAGCATTTTAGGAATCAAGAAATGTAACACCTTAAATCTTCTACCATCCATCATGATTCCTCCTTTGGTATTTTGGGTTATGCATTTATTCCAATTATAA
- a CDS encoding MerR family transcriptional regulator, with the protein MKNRFSIGEMAKLHNTTIKALRYYDEIDLLKPIHTDGNNGYRYYSTEQFEHLNTIHYLKELGFSLKEIKGHLDHRDIDSFLNLLEEQKRLTEEKINELTQINHRFQNRIKDIKLARESKELGIPFIKEKEERKIVRLMERISSEPELEVSLRRLESQSNRSSSIFIGGVGLTVSINDLVINNFNQYNSIFILAEEDDIQGPLVATLPEGKHACIFYNGNHSESPEHYRSLLKFIRDKGFEVSGDSIERTIIDHYISRNKEDYLTEIQIPIKR; encoded by the coding sequence TTGAAGAATAGATTTTCGATTGGAGAAATGGCTAAACTTCATAATACAACGATAAAAGCCCTTCGATATTATGATGAAATTGATTTATTAAAACCTATACATACGGATGGAAATAACGGTTATAGATATTATTCAACAGAACAATTCGAACATTTGAACACCATCCATTATTTAAAGGAATTAGGCTTTTCTTTAAAGGAAATTAAAGGACATCTCGATCACAGGGATATCGACAGTTTTTTAAATCTATTAGAGGAGCAGAAACGTTTAACGGAAGAAAAAATTAATGAACTAACACAAATTAACCATAGGTTTCAAAACCGAATCAAGGACATTAAACTGGCACGAGAATCAAAGGAATTGGGCATTCCATTTATAAAGGAAAAGGAAGAGAGAAAAATAGTAAGATTAATGGAGAGAATCAGTTCAGAACCAGAGCTGGAAGTTTCGTTGAGGCGACTAGAGAGCCAGTCCAATCGGAGTTCTTCTATTTTCATTGGAGGAGTAGGTCTTACTGTAAGTATTAATGATTTAGTAATCAACAACTTTAATCAATATAACTCGATATTTATCTTAGCCGAAGAAGATGATATTCAGGGTCCTTTAGTAGCAACTCTTCCAGAAGGAAAGCATGCCTGCATTTTTTATAACGGCAATCATAGCGAATCCCCAGAACATTATAGATCTTTACTAAAGTTCATTCGAGATAAGGGTTTTGAAGTGAGCGGTGATTCCATTGAAAGAACTATCATTGACCATTATATCTCTCGCAATAAAGAAGACTATCTAACAGAAATACAAATACCAATAAAACGTTGA
- a CDS encoding VOC family protein produces the protein MSLNNYTGTMEPRIGYVELQVSDIERSLTFYQELIGFRVLERDEKTATLSADGNVPQLVLIEDETFIERPLRTTGLYHFAILVPTRQDLALSLVHLAESGYPLQGTSDHQYSEALYLADPDNNGIEIYADRNSNQWERDEKGGYVGGTAQLDVESLIAEIKDSKWDGLPSGTRIGHMHLQISDIEESEKFYVEALGFNIVAQDALMLFVSKDAYHHHIGMNMWAGRGLPSPPDHALGLKVFTLHFTEEEYQSAKTGLDQLGYSYSEENQEISVEDPSGNSIKIISRTF, from the coding sequence ATGAGCTTGAATAATTATACAGGAACCATGGAACCTAGAATTGGATATGTGGAGCTTCAAGTTTCTGACATTGAACGTTCTCTTACATTTTATCAAGAACTCATTGGGTTTCGTGTTCTAGAAAGAGATGAGAAAACAGCGACACTTTCGGCTGATGGGAATGTACCGCAGCTTGTCCTGATCGAAGACGAAACGTTTATCGAGCGCCCGTTGCGAACGACTGGTTTATACCATTTCGCAATCCTTGTACCTACTAGACAAGATTTAGCATTGTCACTAGTACATTTAGCGGAGTCTGGTTACCCACTCCAAGGTACTTCTGATCACCAATATAGCGAAGCGCTTTACCTAGCTGATCCAGATAATAACGGTATTGAGATTTATGCCGATAGAAATTCGAATCAGTGGGAAAGGGACGAAAAAGGCGGATATGTCGGTGGAACAGCCCAGCTAGATGTTGAGAGTTTAATTGCCGAAATTAAGGACAGTAAATGGGATGGCTTACCTAGCGGAACGAGAATAGGGCACATGCATTTGCAGATATCAGACATAGAGGAATCGGAAAAATTTTATGTCGAAGCACTAGGATTTAATATTGTCGCCCAGGACGCCCTGATGCTTTTTGTCTCTAAGGATGCCTACCACCATCACATTGGTATGAACATGTGGGCAGGAAGAGGGTTGCCTTCGCCTCCCGATCATGCATTGGGTTTAAAAGTGTTTACCCTTCATTTTACCGAGGAAGAGTACCAAAGTGCAAAAACTGGTCTTGATCAATTAGGCTACAGCTATAGCGAGGAAAATCAAGAGATATCTGTTGAAGATCCTTCTGGAAATAGCATAAAAATAATTAGCAGAACGTTTTAA
- a CDS encoding DoxX family protein, whose amino-acid sequence MKEKHEIGALILRVVLGLIFIGHGTQKFQGGIENIAGWFDSIGLPGFLAYIVASLEVVGGIALILGLATRVVGGLFVLLLLGAIIKVQLAVGFIGGYAYDLALLTISLFLLMNGSKLYSLDKLLFKAKNN is encoded by the coding sequence ATGAAAGAAAAACATGAAATTGGTGCATTAATATTACGAGTGGTTTTAGGACTTATTTTTATTGGACACGGTACCCAAAAGTTCCAAGGCGGGATTGAAAATATTGCTGGGTGGTTTGATAGTATCGGTTTACCAGGATTTTTGGCTTATATAGTCGCAAGTCTTGAAGTGGTGGGTGGCATTGCATTGATCCTAGGACTAGCAACACGTGTGGTAGGAGGTCTTTTCGTACTATTGCTATTGGGGGCGATTATTAAAGTACAGTTAGCCGTTGGTTTCATCGGTGGTTACGCGTACGATTTAGCATTACTAACAATTTCTTTATTTTTATTAATGAACGGAAGTAAATTATATTCGTTAGATAAACTTTTATTTAAAGCTAAAAACAACTAA
- a CDS encoding helix-turn-helix domain-containing protein, producing MDIGTKIRSIRNRKKITIAQMCEATGLSKGFISNIENNNTSPSIHTLNTIAEFLKVPLPYLLLEKKQHMRVVRKNERRTSFLGDVKIEHITSKGPLRMMITESPPGFSIGEDEPHAHEGEECHLVLEGKVLAVQGEDSVIAEKGDSFSWNASVPHMVKNIGDTKAVILIAIYSDTKMDDLL from the coding sequence TTGGATATCGGAACAAAAATTCGTTCGATTAGAAATCGAAAAAAAATTACCATTGCGCAAATGTGTGAAGCCACAGGGTTATCAAAAGGTTTTATAAGTAATATTGAAAACAACAATACATCGCCTTCCATTCATACATTAAATACCATTGCCGAGTTTTTGAAGGTGCCTCTACCTTACTTATTGTTAGAAAAAAAACAGCACATGCGTGTCGTTCGAAAAAACGAACGAAGAACCTCCTTTTTAGGAGACGTAAAAATTGAGCATATAACCTCAAAAGGCCCATTACGAATGATGATCACTGAATCTCCACCCGGATTTTCTATTGGAGAAGACGAGCCCCATGCCCACGAAGGCGAAGAATGCCATCTAGTTCTAGAAGGTAAAGTTTTAGCTGTTCAAGGAGAAGACTCCGTGATCGCTGAAAAAGGCGATTCTTTTAGCTGGAATGCCAGTGTACCCCATATGGTAAAAAATATTGGAGATACGAAAGCTGTGATCTTAATTGCCATTTATTCAGATACAAAAATGGATGATCTGTTATAG
- a CDS encoding GTP cyclohydrolase II, translated as MTQMKFESKIVSKLEDKIQLIKTEKGAIYLVGPIKLPVTLYDETVIFKWYCWLNCDEVTEDYEKVINKLSSINLAEFQQSSVLAYGDFENSDDAVIRFHSICHTGDIFGSKRCDCGYQLKQSMKQIVEHGNGALFYLANHEGRGIGLFSKAMAYILQENGYDTVEANHALGFVDDSRNYSDAIQVLKTLRSRPVTLMTNNPKKLEALTNAGLKVSERRPLWGDISEYNEKYLKTKINKSGHLEEEGTCCND; from the coding sequence ATGACTCAAATGAAATTTGAAAGTAAAATTGTCTCTAAATTAGAAGATAAAATTCAGTTAATTAAAACGGAAAAGGGCGCTATCTACTTGGTAGGTCCTATTAAGCTACCCGTTACCTTATATGATGAAACGGTTATTTTTAAATGGTATTGTTGGTTGAATTGTGATGAGGTTACAGAGGACTATGAAAAGGTAATAAATAAGCTATCCTCCATTAATTTAGCTGAGTTTCAACAATCAAGCGTCTTGGCATATGGTGATTTCGAAAACTCAGATGATGCTGTGATAAGATTTCATTCTATTTGTCATACGGGTGATATATTTGGAAGTAAACGATGTGATTGCGGGTATCAACTTAAACAATCAATGAAACAGATTGTGGAGCACGGGAATGGAGCCTTATTTTATTTAGCAAACCACGAAGGACGAGGAATCGGTTTATTTAGTAAAGCAATGGCCTATATCTTACAGGAAAATGGTTATGATACTGTTGAAGCTAATCATGCGCTTGGCTTTGTAGATGATTCTAGAAACTATTCAGATGCTATTCAAGTATTAAAGACACTTCGATCAAGACCCGTTACTTTGATGACGAACAATCCGAAAAAGTTAGAAGCTTTAACAAATGCTGGGCTTAAGGTTTCAGAAAGAAGGCCATTGTGGGGAGATATATCTGAATATAACGAGAAATATTTAAAAACTAAAATCAACAAATCTGGTCACCTAGAGGAGGAAGGAACTTGCTGCAATGACTAG
- a CDS encoding GNAT family N-acetyltransferase — MKANLFHELKGKHIYFKTLGESDVQEIHHFASDADVSRFIGWRLMQSLDETEAYIGELIKRETAGTHLYASIVLKATDKIIGTAMMFNFDKEANHGEIGYVFHKDYWGQGYGTEAVTLMKDFAFQSLKLNKIHARVVDANIGSYRVLEKNGFDLEGRFKDYYFIEGNYYDGLFFGKLT, encoded by the coding sequence ATGAAAGCGAATTTGTTTCATGAGTTAAAAGGGAAACATATCTATTTTAAAACTCTAGGTGAAAGTGATGTCCAAGAAATTCATCATTTTGCTTCTGATGCTGATGTTTCCCGCTTTATTGGCTGGAGATTAATGCAAAGCTTAGATGAAACTGAGGCATATATTGGAGAATTAATTAAACGTGAGACAGCCGGCACTCACTTATATGCATCGATTGTTCTAAAGGCAACAGACAAAATTATTGGAACAGCAATGATGTTTAATTTTGATAAAGAAGCAAACCACGGAGAGATAGGTTATGTTTTTCATAAAGATTATTGGGGGCAAGGGTATGGAACAGAAGCTGTTACTTTAATGAAGGATTTCGCCTTTCAATCTTTAAAGCTCAACAAAATCCACGCCCGAGTCGTAGATGCAAATATTGGGTCGTATCGTGTCTTAGAAAAGAACGGATTTGATTTAGAAGGTAGATTTAAAGATTATTATTTTATAGAAGGAAATTATTATGATGGCTTATTTTTTGGCAAGTTAACGTAA
- a CDS encoding GNAT family N-acetyltransferase → MLEERAITMITYHYAATNDYEYLKEKDRHVSAEMLERKIKYKEVIVAKDGDQIVGWLRFGYFWNVVPYMNLIHVLDSYRGLDVGTNLGTYWENEMRSKGHQMVLTSTMAVETSQQFYRKCRYVDVGGFLLEKEGLEIMFKKNLNE, encoded by the coding sequence GTGCTAGAAGAAAGGGCGATAACAATGATTACGTATCACTATGCAGCAACAAATGATTATGAGTATTTAAAAGAAAAAGACCGTCATGTTTCAGCTGAAATGTTAGAGAGAAAAATTAAATATAAGGAAGTTATTGTCGCCAAGGATGGAGATCAAATCGTCGGTTGGTTGCGTTTTGGCTATTTTTGGAATGTCGTTCCTTATATGAATTTAATTCATGTATTAGATTCATATAGAGGGCTGGACGTTGGTACGAACCTAGGTACATATTGGGAAAATGAAATGAGATCTAAGGGGCATCAAATGGTTCTTACTTCAACAATGGCCGTCGAAACCTCCCAACAATTTTATAGGAAATGTAGATATGTAGATGTAGGAGGGTTTCTTCTTGAGAAAGAAGGGTTAGAGATTATGTTTAAAAAAAATTTAAATGAGTGA
- a CDS encoding DUF1659 domain-containing protein has protein sequence MNILRSRLTITVHAGFDQDGEEVFKTKNFSNVNNLATEEQLLLAAQALVTLQQHTLESVTRTNMYNVF, from the coding sequence ATGAACATTTTAAGATCAAGGTTAACAATCACTGTGCACGCGGGCTTTGACCAGGACGGTGAAGAGGTTTTCAAGACAAAGAACTTCTCTAACGTTAATAATCTAGCGACAGAAGAACAACTTCTGCTAGCTGCCCAAGCATTAGTGACACTGCAACAGCACACATTAGAAAGCGTCACAAGAACAAACATGTACAACGTATTTTAA
- a CDS encoding DUF2922 domain-containing protein encodes MAKKIELIFKNEIGRNVTISLDDPIEPVDTEKVSLVMDQVIAQQAFVSGGGLLVGKAAARIVERNVEPIEIAVN; translated from the coding sequence ATGGCTAAGAAAATCGAATTAATTTTTAAAAATGAGATTGGTAGAAACGTAACGATTTCATTAGATGACCCAATTGAGCCAGTTGATACTGAAAAAGTATCGCTAGTGATGGATCAAGTGATCGCCCAACAAGCATTCGTTTCAGGCGGAGGGTTATTGGTGGGCAAGGCGGCAGCTCGTATCGTTGAGCGCAATGTTGAGCCAATTGAAATTGCAGTTAATTAA
- a CDS encoding YvrJ family protein: MEMWIPLISEYGFPVMITLYLLHRIEVKLDTLNDSIKSLAQSLQQPSESKAMKVQKASS; encoded by the coding sequence ATGGAGATGTGGATCCCGCTCATTAGCGAATACGGTTTTCCAGTGATGATTACCCTTTACTTGCTGCATCGTATTGAGGTGAAGCTAGACACACTAAACGATTCAATTAAGAGTCTGGCCCAATCGTTGCAACAGCCGAGTGAAAGTAAAGCTATGAAAGTACAAAAAGCTAGTTCTTGA
- a CDS encoding AraC family transcriptional regulator: MNFIKDLQTAIEYIEDNLLESINYEDVAKHLHISSYHFHRTFSIVTEMTVNEYIRNRRLSKAGQEISASDIKVIDLALKYGYESPESFTKAFSRFHGITPNLARRAGAKLKSFNRLLIKIKIEGGSVLDYRIEMREGFKLLAKVRKFSNEIVSESGNNEIADFWKESGGDGTFSTLKQHAVNNDMYGLCAPISKESTHFDYGIGVPYADGPIPVGFIKWEVKPTLWAVFKCIGDNPDCIGETWNRIFREFLPGSEYEMLDDTDFELYSENLQSDCFCEIWIPVKKKLFS, from the coding sequence ATGAATTTTATTAAGGACCTGCAGACAGCTATTGAGTATATAGAAGATAACCTTTTAGAGTCGATAAACTATGAAGATGTCGCAAAACATCTTCACATATCAAGTTATCATTTTCATCGCACATTTAGTATAGTAACTGAAATGACAGTGAATGAGTATATCAGAAACCGAAGATTATCTAAGGCAGGACAGGAAATATCGGCTTCTGATATAAAGGTCATTGATTTAGCTTTAAAATATGGATATGAATCTCCAGAGAGCTTTACAAAAGCATTTTCTAGGTTCCACGGTATTACCCCAAATCTGGCTAGACGTGCAGGGGCGAAATTAAAATCCTTTAATCGACTTCTCATTAAAATTAAAATAGAAGGTGGTAGCGTGTTGGACTACAGAATTGAAATGAGAGAAGGATTTAAGTTATTGGCAAAAGTAAGAAAGTTTAGCAACGAAATAGTTTCAGAGAGTGGGAATAATGAAATTGCCGACTTTTGGAAAGAGTCGGGGGGAGATGGGACGTTTTCTACATTAAAACAGCATGCAGTAAACAACGATATGTACGGACTATGTGCTCCTATATCAAAGGAAAGTACGCATTTTGATTATGGTATAGGGGTACCATATGCTGATGGACCGATACCTGTGGGTTTCATAAAATGGGAAGTCAAACCTACATTATGGGCTGTATTTAAATGTATAGGTGACAATCCGGATTGTATCGGGGAAACCTGGAATCGAATTTTTAGAGAATTTCTTCCTGGATCTGAGTATGAAATGCTAGACGACACTGACTTTGAATTATATTCAGAAAACCTTCAATCTGATTGTTTTTGTGAAATTTGGATTCCTGTTAAGAAAAAACTATTCAGTTGA
- a CDS encoding MFS transporter, whose product MSNKLWKNKNFVLLWSGQTVSKLGDRLFQIALLWFIYTETGSSLALGISLICFTIPMIVIQPMAGIFADRNFKKQIIVTSDFLNGILMLTIAYFLFAGQLPITVLYGLIALSSGITAFFTPAIQASIPLLVEEEQLPKANSLNQFSMQMSNILGPVLAGIVLGMTEIWFLLLLNGISYVISALTECWIKIPAVKSETENASFNNRFKEGFKYLMKNNQLLYLVFVGGVIINFFLAPLQVFLTVLSNDILHVGSTGFGLINTSISVGAIVGVLLVFLNVCKDKYKMVVIGLTLEGVSLLLLGIIPTFSIAIISSIILGLGVALASTGIGTLYQTIIPKDKMGRVMGLVSTILLTVVPIGTLFGSFIINYFAVYHILIVFGVIVILASLSLIFLLVKLSINKESNVQIEA is encoded by the coding sequence ATGAGTAATAAACTTTGGAAGAACAAAAATTTCGTCCTACTATGGAGTGGGCAAACAGTATCAAAATTAGGTGATCGTCTTTTTCAAATAGCCCTTTTGTGGTTTATCTATACTGAGACAGGATCTTCCTTGGCACTTGGGATTAGTTTAATTTGTTTTACGATACCAATGATCGTCATTCAACCGATGGCTGGGATTTTTGCCGACCGAAATTTTAAAAAACAGATCATTGTCACCAGTGATTTTCTTAATGGAATTTTAATGCTTACCATTGCCTATTTCTTATTTGCTGGTCAGTTGCCGATTACTGTATTATATGGACTTATTGCGTTATCATCAGGGATTACAGCCTTTTTTACACCAGCTATTCAGGCGTCGATTCCCTTGCTTGTTGAAGAAGAACAATTACCAAAAGCGAATTCTTTAAATCAGTTTAGTATGCAAATGAGTAATATTCTAGGGCCAGTTTTAGCAGGAATTGTACTGGGCATGACTGAAATTTGGTTTTTACTACTTCTAAACGGGATTTCGTATGTAATTTCTGCTTTGACAGAGTGTTGGATTAAAATTCCGGCGGTGAAATCGGAAACAGAAAATGCCAGTTTCAACAATCGTTTTAAAGAGGGGTTTAAGTACCTGATGAAAAATAATCAGTTACTATATCTTGTATTTGTTGGTGGTGTGATTATCAATTTCTTTTTAGCCCCTCTGCAAGTATTTCTGACAGTTTTAAGTAATGACATCCTTCACGTGGGATCTACCGGTTTCGGCTTAATCAACACTTCTATCTCAGTTGGTGCTATTGTAGGAGTTCTCCTTGTCTTTTTAAATGTATGTAAAGATAAGTATAAAATGGTCGTTATCGGCTTAACGCTTGAAGGAGTATCGCTACTTCTACTAGGAATCATTCCTACCTTTTCGATTGCAATCATTTCTTCTATTATTCTGGGATTAGGTGTTGCCTTGGCTAGTACTGGGATTGGAACCCTTTATCAAACAATCATTCCTAAGGATAAAATGGGCCGAGTGATGGGCCTTGTCTCAACTATATTATTAACAGTTGTCCCTATAGGAACCTTATTCGGATCATTTATAATTAACTATTTTGCCGTATATCATATACTTATCGTATTTGGCGTCATTGTTATCCTAGCGAGTTTGTCTCTTATTTTCCTTTTAGTAAAGTTAAGCATTAATAAAGAAAGCAACGTTCAAATTGAGGCTTAA